A genomic window from Chaetodon auriga isolate fChaAug3 chromosome 13, fChaAug3.hap1, whole genome shotgun sequence includes:
- the dgkh gene encoding diacylglycerol kinase eta isoform X6 — MEDWISSLKSVQSREHYETAQFNVEHFSGMHNWYACSHARPTFCNVCKDSLSGVTSHGLSCEVCKFKAHKRCAVRATNNCKWTTLASIGKDIIEDEDGIAMPHQWLEGNLPVSAKCAVCDKTCGSVLRLQDWRCLWCKAMVHTACMDLYPRKCPLGQCKVSIIPPTALNSIDSDGFWKATCPPSCASPLLVFVNSKSGDNQGVKFLRRFKQLLNPAQVFDLVNGGPHLGLRLFQKFDNFRILVCGGDGSVGWVLSEIDKLNLHKQCQLGVLPLGTGNDLARVLGWGPSCDDDTQLPQILEKLERASTKMLDRWSIMTYEIKIPPKHSCPTTPEGADDCQFHISAYEDSVAAHLTKILNSEQHSVVISSAKILCETVKDFVAKVGKAYEKSTENAEECDTMSLKCAILNEKLDSLLQTLNTECQAIPSLPHSTPPIVEEEQEEEEEEEEASEESLTELKEKLEEEETEKGQQLFKSREQLMLRANSVKKAVRQIIEQAERVVDEQNAHTEETELPSLLEFRKYSEEENRDSEKDEDTKELEAVPSAKSPCSPTERRVSRSTQSCGSFTITPFTTSKENLPVLNTRIICPGLRAGLAASIAGSSIISKMLLANIDPFGATPFIDPDLDSLEGYMEKCVMNNYFGIGLDAKISLEFNNKREEHPEKCRSRTKNMMWYGVLGTKELLQRTYKNLEQKVQLECDGQYIPLPSLQGIAVLNIPSYAGGTNFWGGTKEDDIFCAPSFDDKILEVVAVFGSMQMAVSRVIKLQHHRIAQCRTVKITILGDEGVPIQVDGEAWIQPPGVIKIQHKNRAQMLTRDRAFENTLKSWEDKLKYDKPPLRPHLYPQQSVDLATEEEAALVQMCSRAAEELITRICEAAKTNGLLEQELAHAVNAASHAINKTHPKFPESLTRNTAIEVASTVKALYNETESLLLGRVSLQLDPPEEEQLSNALQSVEMELGKLGEIPWLYHILQPNDEEDHSLGYDKRNSRSSMFRIVPKFKKEKAAKKTSPQSVERWGTEDVGIWLEQLSLGEYRDTFIRHDIRGSELLHLERRDLKDLGISKVGHMKRILQGTKDLAKVSMVDL, encoded by the exons atggaggacTGGATCAGCTCGCTGAAGTCCGTCCAGTCCAGAGAGCATTACGAG ACGGCACAGTTTAATGTGGAACATTTCTCAGGGATGCACAACTGGTACGCCTGCTCCCATGCACGGCCCACCTTTTGCAACGTCTGTAAAGATAGCTTGTCTGGAGTCACGTCTCACGGCCTCTCCTGTGAAG tgtgcaAATTCAAAGCCCATAAACGCTGTGCTGTCAGAGCCACTAACAACTGTAAATGGACAACCCTGGCTTCCATAGGAAAGGATATTATTGAGGATGAGGATGGG atTGCTATGCCTCACCAGTGGTTGGAAGGCAACCTGCCTGTCAGTGCCAAGTGTGCCGTGTGTGATAAGACATGTGGCAGCGTACTGAGACTGCAGGACTGGCGCTGCCTCTGGTGCAAAGCTATG GTGCACACAGCCTGTATGGACCTGTACCCCCGCAAGTGTCCTCTAGGTCAATGCAAAGTCTCCATCATTCCCCCAACTGCCCTCAATAGCATCGACTCAGATG GTTTCTGGAAGGCCACCTGCCCCCCGTCATGTGCCAGTCCCCTCCTGGTCTTTGTCAACTCCAAAAGTGGTGACAACCAGGGAGTGAAATTTCTGCGGCGCTTCAAGCAGCTCCTCAATCCGGCTCAAGTCTTCGACCTGGTCAATGGTGGGCCGCACCTCGG tcTGCGCTTGTTTCAGAAGTTTGACAACTTCCGGATTCTGGTATGTGGAGGCGATGGGAGCGTGGGCTGGGTCCTGTCAGAGATCGACAAACTCAATCTGCACAAACAG tgcCAGCTTGGGGTGTTGCCCTTGGGCACGGGCAACGATCTGGCACGCGTGCTGGGCTGGGGCCCGTCGTGTGACGATGACACCCAGCTGCCCCAGATCCTGGAGAAGTTGGAGAGAGCCAGCACCAAGATGCTAGACCGCTGGAGCATCATGACCTATGAGATTAAGATCCCACCCAAACACAGCTGCCCCACCACGCCTGAGGGAGCTGACGACTGCCAG TTTCACATTTCAGCCTATGAAGACTCAGTAGCTGCTCACCTGACAAAGATCCTCAACTCTGAGCAGCACTCTGTGGTCATCTCCTCTGCCAA GATCCTGTGTGAAACAGTGAAGGATTTTGTTGCCAAAGTGGGGAAAGCTTATGAAAAAAGTACAGAGAACGCTGAGGAGTGCGACACGATGTCTCTCAAA TGTGCCATCCTGAATGAGAAACTGGACTCCCTCCTCCAGACCCTCAACACAGAGTGCCAGGCGATACCTTCACTTCCCCACTCCACTCCTCCTATTgtagaggaggagcaggaggaggaggaagaagaggaggaggccagcGAGGAGAGCCTGacagagctgaaggagaagctggaagaggaagagacggagAAGGGACAGCAGCTGTTCAAAAGCAGGGAACAGCTGATGCTGAGGGCCAACAGTGTGAAGAAAGCCGTGCGACAGATCATAGAACAGGCCGAGAGAG tggTTGATGAGCAGAACGCCCATACAGAGGAGACCGAGCTGCCATCTCTTCTCGAGTTCAGGAAGtacagtgaggaggagaacagagacagTGAAAAGGATGAGGATACCAAGGAACTGGAAGCAGTGCCAT cTGCTAAGAGTCCCTGTTCTCCAACTGAGAGGAGGGTGAGCCGCAGCACCCAGTCCTGTGGTTCCTTCACCATCACCCCCTTCACCACCAGCAAGGAGAACCTCCCTGTACTCAACACACGCATCATCTGCCCtg gcttgCGGGCAGGTCTAGCTGCCTCCATCGCTGGCAGCTCCATCATTAGCAAGATGCTGCTGGCAAACATCGACCCCTTTGGGGCCACACCCTTCATCGACCCCGACCTTGATTCACT AGAGGGCTACATGGAGAAGTGTGTGATGAACAACTACTTTGGCATCGGCCTGGATGCCAAGATCTCCCTGGAGTTCAACAACAAACGAGAGGAGCACCCAGAGAAATGCAG GAGTCGTACCAAGAACATGATGTGGTATGGTGTTCTGGGCACAAAGGAGCTTCTGCAGAGAACCTACAAGAACCTGGAGCAGAAAGTCCAGCTAGAG TGTGACGGCCAGTATATTCCCCTTCCCAGCCTTCAGGGGATCGCAGTGTTAAACATTCCTAGCTACGCAGGCGGGACCAACTTCTGGGGTGGCACCAAGGAGGATGAT ATCTTCTGTGCCCCGTCATTTGATGACAAGATCCTGGAAGTTGTGGCTGTGTTTGGGAGCATGCAGATGGCTGTGTCCAGAGTCATCAAATTACAACACCACCGCATAGCACAg TGTCGAACAGTAAAGATTACTATCCTGGGTGATGAGGGGGTTCCAATTCAGGTGGACGGTGAGGCCTGGATCCAACCGCCTGGAGTCATCAAGATCCAGCACAAGAACAGAGCTCAGATGCTCACCAGAGACCgg GCATTTGAGAACACGTTGAAGTCATGGGAGGACAAACTGAAGTACGATAAGCCTCCTTTGCGGCCTCACCTCTACCCGCAGCAGTCTGTGGATCTGGctacagaggaggaggccgcCCTGGTGCAGATGTgctccagagctgcagaagaGCTCATTACAAG GATATGTGAGGCTGCAAAGACCAATGGGCTTTTAGAGCAGGAACTGGCTCATGCTGTTAATGCTGCGTCTCACGCCATCAACAAAACACACCCCAAGTTCCCAGAG AGTCTCACCAGAAACACAGCTATAGAGGTGGCCAGCACTGTCAAGGCTCTGTACAATGAGACAGAGTCTCTTCTGTTGGGCCGAGTCTCTCTG CAACTGGACccaccagaggaggagcagctgtcCAATGCTCTGCAGAGTGTGGAGATGGAACTGGGCAAACTAGGAGAGATCCCCTGGCTGTACCATATACTGCAGCCCAATGATGAGGAG GACCACTCTCTGGGTTACGACAAGAGGAACAGTCGCAGCAGCATGTTTCGCATAGTGCCCAAGTTCAAGAAGGAGAAGGCCGCCAAGAAGACGAGCCCTCAGTCAG
- the dgkh gene encoding diacylglycerol kinase eta isoform X5 gives MLLASSVQVITPFRRLILCAENRKEMEDWISSLKSVQSREHYETAQFNVEHFSGMHNWYACSHARPTFCNVCKDSLSGVTSHGLSCEVCKFKAHKRCAVRATNNCKWTTLASIGKDIIEDEDGIAMPHQWLEGNLPVSAKCAVCDKTCGSVLRLQDWRCLWCKAMVHTACMDLYPRKCPLGQCKVSIIPPTALNSIDSDGFWKATCPPSCASPLLVFVNSKSGDNQGVKFLRRFKQLLNPAQVFDLVNGGPHLGLRLFQKFDNFRILVCGGDGSVGWVLSEIDKLNLHKQCQLGVLPLGTGNDLARVLGWGPSCDDDTQLPQILEKLERASTKMLDRWSIMTYEIKIPPKHSCPTTPEGADDCQFHISAYEDSVAAHLTKILNSEQHSVVISSAKILCETVKDFVAKVGKAYEKSTENAEECDTMSLKCAILNEKLDSLLQTLNTECQAIPSLPHSTPPIVEEEQEEEEEEEEASEESLTELKEKLEEEETEKGQQLFKSREQLMLRANSVKKAVRQIIEQAERVVDEQNAHTEETELPSLLEFRKYSEEENRDSEKDEDTKELEAVPSAKSPCSPTERRVSRSTQSCGSFTITPFTTSKENLPVLNTRIICPGLRAGLAASIAGSSIISKMLLANIDPFGATPFIDPDLDSLEGYMEKCVMNNYFGIGLDAKISLEFNNKREEHPEKCRSRTKNMMWYGVLGTKELLQRTYKNLEQKVQLECDGQYIPLPSLQGIAVLNIPSYAGGTNFWGGTKEDDIFCAPSFDDKILEVVAVFGSMQMAVSRVIKLQHHRIAQCRTVKITILGDEGVPIQVDGEAWIQPPGVIKIQHKNRAQMLTRDRAFENTLKSWEDKLKYDKPPLRPHLYPQQSVDLATEEEAALVQMCSRAAEELITRICEAAKTNGLLEQELAHAVNAASHAINKTHPKFPESLTRNTAIEVASTVKALYNETESLLLGRVSLQLDPPEEEQLSNALQSVEMELGKLGEIPWLYHILQPNDEEDHSLGYDKRNSRSSMFRIVPKFKKEKAAKKTSPQSVERWGTEDVGIWLEQLSLGEYRDTFIRHDIRGSELLHLERRDLKDLGISKVGHMKRILQGTKDLAKVSMVDL, from the exons ATGCTGCTGGCGTCCTCTGTGCAG GTGATCACTCCGTTCCGTAGGCTCATCCTCTGTGCCGAGAAcaggaaagagatggaggacTGGATCAGCTCGCTGAAGTCCGTCCAGTCCAGAGAGCATTACGAG ACGGCACAGTTTAATGTGGAACATTTCTCAGGGATGCACAACTGGTACGCCTGCTCCCATGCACGGCCCACCTTTTGCAACGTCTGTAAAGATAGCTTGTCTGGAGTCACGTCTCACGGCCTCTCCTGTGAAG tgtgcaAATTCAAAGCCCATAAACGCTGTGCTGTCAGAGCCACTAACAACTGTAAATGGACAACCCTGGCTTCCATAGGAAAGGATATTATTGAGGATGAGGATGGG atTGCTATGCCTCACCAGTGGTTGGAAGGCAACCTGCCTGTCAGTGCCAAGTGTGCCGTGTGTGATAAGACATGTGGCAGCGTACTGAGACTGCAGGACTGGCGCTGCCTCTGGTGCAAAGCTATG GTGCACACAGCCTGTATGGACCTGTACCCCCGCAAGTGTCCTCTAGGTCAATGCAAAGTCTCCATCATTCCCCCAACTGCCCTCAATAGCATCGACTCAGATG GTTTCTGGAAGGCCACCTGCCCCCCGTCATGTGCCAGTCCCCTCCTGGTCTTTGTCAACTCCAAAAGTGGTGACAACCAGGGAGTGAAATTTCTGCGGCGCTTCAAGCAGCTCCTCAATCCGGCTCAAGTCTTCGACCTGGTCAATGGTGGGCCGCACCTCGG tcTGCGCTTGTTTCAGAAGTTTGACAACTTCCGGATTCTGGTATGTGGAGGCGATGGGAGCGTGGGCTGGGTCCTGTCAGAGATCGACAAACTCAATCTGCACAAACAG tgcCAGCTTGGGGTGTTGCCCTTGGGCACGGGCAACGATCTGGCACGCGTGCTGGGCTGGGGCCCGTCGTGTGACGATGACACCCAGCTGCCCCAGATCCTGGAGAAGTTGGAGAGAGCCAGCACCAAGATGCTAGACCGCTGGAGCATCATGACCTATGAGATTAAGATCCCACCCAAACACAGCTGCCCCACCACGCCTGAGGGAGCTGACGACTGCCAG TTTCACATTTCAGCCTATGAAGACTCAGTAGCTGCTCACCTGACAAAGATCCTCAACTCTGAGCAGCACTCTGTGGTCATCTCCTCTGCCAA GATCCTGTGTGAAACAGTGAAGGATTTTGTTGCCAAAGTGGGGAAAGCTTATGAAAAAAGTACAGAGAACGCTGAGGAGTGCGACACGATGTCTCTCAAA TGTGCCATCCTGAATGAGAAACTGGACTCCCTCCTCCAGACCCTCAACACAGAGTGCCAGGCGATACCTTCACTTCCCCACTCCACTCCTCCTATTgtagaggaggagcaggaggaggaggaagaagaggaggaggccagcGAGGAGAGCCTGacagagctgaaggagaagctggaagaggaagagacggagAAGGGACAGCAGCTGTTCAAAAGCAGGGAACAGCTGATGCTGAGGGCCAACAGTGTGAAGAAAGCCGTGCGACAGATCATAGAACAGGCCGAGAGAG tggTTGATGAGCAGAACGCCCATACAGAGGAGACCGAGCTGCCATCTCTTCTCGAGTTCAGGAAGtacagtgaggaggagaacagagacagTGAAAAGGATGAGGATACCAAGGAACTGGAAGCAGTGCCAT cTGCTAAGAGTCCCTGTTCTCCAACTGAGAGGAGGGTGAGCCGCAGCACCCAGTCCTGTGGTTCCTTCACCATCACCCCCTTCACCACCAGCAAGGAGAACCTCCCTGTACTCAACACACGCATCATCTGCCCtg gcttgCGGGCAGGTCTAGCTGCCTCCATCGCTGGCAGCTCCATCATTAGCAAGATGCTGCTGGCAAACATCGACCCCTTTGGGGCCACACCCTTCATCGACCCCGACCTTGATTCACT AGAGGGCTACATGGAGAAGTGTGTGATGAACAACTACTTTGGCATCGGCCTGGATGCCAAGATCTCCCTGGAGTTCAACAACAAACGAGAGGAGCACCCAGAGAAATGCAG GAGTCGTACCAAGAACATGATGTGGTATGGTGTTCTGGGCACAAAGGAGCTTCTGCAGAGAACCTACAAGAACCTGGAGCAGAAAGTCCAGCTAGAG TGTGACGGCCAGTATATTCCCCTTCCCAGCCTTCAGGGGATCGCAGTGTTAAACATTCCTAGCTACGCAGGCGGGACCAACTTCTGGGGTGGCACCAAGGAGGATGAT ATCTTCTGTGCCCCGTCATTTGATGACAAGATCCTGGAAGTTGTGGCTGTGTTTGGGAGCATGCAGATGGCTGTGTCCAGAGTCATCAAATTACAACACCACCGCATAGCACAg TGTCGAACAGTAAAGATTACTATCCTGGGTGATGAGGGGGTTCCAATTCAGGTGGACGGTGAGGCCTGGATCCAACCGCCTGGAGTCATCAAGATCCAGCACAAGAACAGAGCTCAGATGCTCACCAGAGACCgg GCATTTGAGAACACGTTGAAGTCATGGGAGGACAAACTGAAGTACGATAAGCCTCCTTTGCGGCCTCACCTCTACCCGCAGCAGTCTGTGGATCTGGctacagaggaggaggccgcCCTGGTGCAGATGTgctccagagctgcagaagaGCTCATTACAAG GATATGTGAGGCTGCAAAGACCAATGGGCTTTTAGAGCAGGAACTGGCTCATGCTGTTAATGCTGCGTCTCACGCCATCAACAAAACACACCCCAAGTTCCCAGAG AGTCTCACCAGAAACACAGCTATAGAGGTGGCCAGCACTGTCAAGGCTCTGTACAATGAGACAGAGTCTCTTCTGTTGGGCCGAGTCTCTCTG CAACTGGACccaccagaggaggagcagctgtcCAATGCTCTGCAGAGTGTGGAGATGGAACTGGGCAAACTAGGAGAGATCCCCTGGCTGTACCATATACTGCAGCCCAATGATGAGGAG GACCACTCTCTGGGTTACGACAAGAGGAACAGTCGCAGCAGCATGTTTCGCATAGTGCCCAAGTTCAAGAAGGAGAAGGCCGCCAAGAAGACGAGCCCTCAGTCAG